CGCGCCCGGGCCTCGCCCTCCTCGCCGAGGTCGGCCGCGGCGCTCGCGTCGCCGGCCACCTCGTCGGTGGTGGAGGCGATCTCCTCGACGGTCGCCGAGAAGTCGTCGGTGTCCGCGGCCGTCTCGCGCAGCCGGTCGGTCTGTTCGTCTAACTCGTCGGCCAGCTCGCGCATCTCGGCGGCCACCTCCTCGTTCATCGCGGCCACGTCGTCGGCCTCGGCCGCCATCTCCTCGCTCGTCGCCTCCACGTCGCCCGCGAACGACTGGATGTCCTCGACCGTCGTCGAGAGCCCGCCGGTCATCTCGTTGTACGCGGCCGTGATGCGCTCGATCGCGTCGACGTCGCTGTCCTCGGAGAGCCGGCGCGTGAGGTCGCCCTCCGCGGCCCGCTCCATCGCGCCGCCGATCTCCTCGGCGCGGTCGAGCAGCGTGTCGGAGAGTTCCTCGGCCTCCTCGCGGGCCGTCTCCGCCTCGGACTGCGCGCGCTCGGACTCGGCGACCGCGTCCCGGAGCGACCGGCGCGTCTCGTCGAAGGCGTCGAACAGCCGCCCGATCTCGTCGCGGCGGTCGGAGGTCGCGTTCGCGTCGAACTCGCCGCGGCCGACCGCCTCGGCGGTCTCCGTCAGCCGCCGGAGCTCGACCGCGACGTTCCCGACGAGGACGATGCCCAGCAGGCCGAGGTTCAGCGTGACGACGACGCCGACCGCTGTCAGCGCCGCCGTCGCCGCGGCCGGCGTGCCCACCGTCGCGACGTGCCCCGCGAAGAGGGCGACGAATCCGAGCGTCGCGGCGAGCGTCAGGAGCACGGCCGCCCCGACCCGTCGGCCGTACCGCGTGGTGATCGCGTTCAGCATATGGTCTGTATGTACCAAACGAGATGCCCTATTTAGGAGTACAGGCCAAATTACACGCGTCGATAATTCGACGGACGGTGAGTCTTCGACCCGGTTTGGGTCCGAAACCCGCCGAATTCGGGGTGATGGGCCGCCTCGGGACCGGCCTTTTTCCGGCAGCCGCGCCACCCACGAGCATGCCCAGCGTCAGCGGCACGTACATCGAGAACCGCCAGCGCGTCCAGCCCACGCACACGAACAACTACGAGTCCGCCCACGGGGGCAACGTCGTCAAGTGGATGGACGAGATCGGCGCGATGTCCGCGATGCGCGCCGCGGGCGAGACCTGCGTCACGGCCAAGATCAACGGCCTCGACTTCAAGCGGCCGGTCCCGCAGGGAGACACCTGCGTCATCGAGTCGTACGTGTACGCGGTCGGGCGCACGAGCCTTCGCACGCGGATCCGCGCGTACCGCGAGTCGCCGCGCACCGGGGAGCGCCAGCTCACCACGGAGTCGTACTTCGTGTTCGTCGCCGTCGACGAGTCGGGGACGCCGACGGCCGTCCCGGAGCTGGCGGTCACGGGCGACCGCTGTCGGGAGCTCCGCGACGAGGCCCTCGCCGCGGAGCCGGACGAGGAGCGGTGATCGACCCCGCGGCGGCGCGACCGACCGCCGTCGCCCTCGACCACGACCCGTCGCATGTCAGTCTCCCGTCGTCGGACGCCACCACCGTAGTATCCCCGCCGTAGGGGGTTGACGGCGGGGTTTCGAGCGAAAGTGACAGTTTCGTTGAAACGCGAGTTTTTATAATTAATGAACGTGATGAACCCACGTCGCATGTGGGAGACTATTCCTAACACGAGCCGTGGAGGGTGTCGAACCGCTGGATACGACGGAGGGGGGTCCGAATGACGACCGGGGTCGACGTCGCGATCGCGGCGGTCCCGCTGCTGCTCGCCGGCGTCCTGCTCGTCGGCTTCCTCTGGCCGGCGACCCGCGCGATGCCGCTGGCGTGGGTCGCCGCGATCGGGGTCGGCTACTTCGCGTGGAACATGCCGGTGAACTGGCTCGCCGGGGCGTCCGCCGTGGGGGTGATGACCGCGATCGAGATCCTCTGGATCGTCTTCGGCGCGCTCGTCCTCCTGTACACGCTGATGGAGGCGGGCGCGTTCGACCGGATCAACCGCGGGTTCGCGACGGTCAGCGACGACCGCCGCGTCCAGATCGTCCTGATCGCCTTCTTCATGGCGACGTTCATCGAGGGGGCGGCCGGCTTCGGGACGCCCGCGGCGGTCGTCGCGCCGCTGCTCTTGGGGCTGGGCTTCCCGGCGCTCGCGGCGGTGGTCGCGGCGATCATCGGCCACATCATCGCCGTCACCTACGGCGCGGTGGGGACGCCGATCGTGGTCGGGATCCAGAGCCCGATGGAGAGCGTCGATTTCACCCGGACCGCGATCGAGGGCGGGGGGATGACCGTCCGGGAGTTCTCGGTCGAGGTGGCCGCGTGGGCCGCGACGTATCACGCCCTCGTCGGGTTCGTGATGCCGCTTTTCGCGGTCGGGATGGTCGTCTACTTCTTCGGTGACCCCGACGAGCGGTCGCTCGCGCCGGCGTGGGAGGTCGCGCCGCTCTGTCTGGTCGCCGGGATCTCCTTCGCGGTCCCGTACTGGGTCTCGGCGTGGTTCCTCACCGCCGAGTTCCCGGCGCTCATCGGCTCGATGGTGGGCGGCGCGATCGTCCTGTCGATCCTGCGCGCGGGGTACCTGCTCCCGGACGAGGACTGGGAGTTCCCCGAGCGCGACCGCTGGGAGGACCACTGGGTCGGCTCGATCGAACCGGGGCAGTCGAACGGGTCGAACGGCGGTGCCGAGAGCCGCGGCGGCGTCTCGCCCGAGGCGGAGGCGGCCGACATCACCGACGTCGACGAGGAGATGTCGCTCCTGAAGGCGTGGTCGCCGTACGTCCTGCTCGTGGTCCTGCTGGTCGTGACGCGGGCGGTCGGTCCGATCTCCGATTTCATCAACCGCAGCGCCTTCGTCATCAACTGGAACGACATCCTCGGGACGACGCTCAGCGGCTCCGTCGCGTGGATGAACGTCCCCGGGTTCTGGCTGCTCGTGAGCGCCGTGCTGGCGATCCCGATCTTCGGGATGTCCGGTCAGGAGGTCGGTGACGCCTGGAGGGAGGCCGCCCGGAAGATCGTCTCGCCGTTCATCGCCCTCGTCTTCGTCATCGCGATGGTTCAGGTGATGCTCCAGTCCGGCGCGCACCCGAGCGCGCCCGAGGTCGGGAGCATGATCGTGTTGCTCGCGCAGACGACCGCCGACCTGCTGGGGGTCGCGTATCCGGCGTTCGCGTCGCTGATCGGCGCGCTCGGTGCCGCGATGGCCGGGTCGAACACCGTCTCGAACATCACCTTCGGCGCGTTCCAGTTCGAGGCGGCGACGCAGCTCGGGCTCCCGCGGACGATCATCGTCGGCGCGCAGGCCGTCGGCGGTGCCATCGGGAACCTCGTCGCGATCCACAACCTCGTCGCCGCGCTGGCGACGGTCGGCCTCCTCGGACAGGAAGGGCGGGTGATGCGGCTGAACCTCATCCCGCTGCTGTACTACGCGACGGGCGTCGGGCTGTTGTGTCTGCTGTTCAGCTACGTGCTGTTCACCGGCGTGTTCTGAGCGTCGGGACCGACGCCGCGGCGCGGACTTTTTCGCTCGACGCGACCGCGACTCGCGAGCCGCGGCGCTGGCACTAACGGCGGAATCGAAGACGGAGAACCGCTCGACTCGGAAGCCTCGCCAGCGCTCGGGCCGTGGTTTCGAATTTCGGACGGGCCGGACGGCGCGTTACCGAGAGAAACGGGGAACGCGGTTCAGGCGCGGAGCCACTCGACGAGGCGTGCGACCGGGCTGGTCGCCGCGTCGAGGTCCTCGGGGCGCGGGGAGTCTTTCAGTCGCACGGAGCCGCTCTTGTAGTTCTTTTTGATATCTCCCATTACATCCCTAAATCGTACCCTCAGAGGCATAAGCGGCTCGAAATCGCAACATATCGTGGTGAATTGTTCATGATGTATCAACTGGATCGTCAGGATCGTTCGGGACGTTTCACCGGGCGGATCGGTCGGACCGAGAGAATAGGGAGTTCCGCGGCCGGTGGCGGGGTGGATCCCCCGCGCCGCCGCAGCCGCCGTCGGTCGTCCGCCATCGTCGGTCGTCCGCCGCCGTCAGTCGTCGGCGGCCGCCGGGCCGGTCGGCTCGGCGACGCTCGCGTCGGCGGCGACCGCGGGACCGGTCACCGCCTCGGCGACCTTCTCGATCGGGTGCGGCGGGGCCTCGGTGCCCTCGTCGCGGTCGCCCAGCTGGGACCGGCAGGACGCGCCGGGCGCGGTCACCGTCTCGCCGTCGCTCTCGTCGACCTGATCGAAGAGGATCCGCCCGATCGCCTTCGAGATGTCGTAGTGCTCCGACTCGTAGCCGAAGGAGCCGGCCATCCCACAACACGACGAGTCGAGCGGGTCCACGTCGTAGCCGGCGCGCCGCAACACGCCGACCGCGTGGTGGTCCTTGTTCGTGGCCTTCTGGTTACAGTGGCCGTGATAGGTGAGCGACTCCGCGGGCGCGTCGAACGCCAACTGCTCGTCGACGCGGCCGGCGTCGAGATACTCTAACACGCCGTAGGCGGCGGCGGAGACGGCCTCGACGTCGTCGCCGTCGAGGAGGTCGAGGTACTCGTCTTGGAACATCACGGCGTCCGACGGCTCGACGAACACGACCGACTGCCCGTCGCGGACCCGTGGCGCGAGCCGCTCGACGTTGGTCGCGGCGCGCTCGCGGGCCTCGTCGAGGAAGCCCGTCGAGAACGCCGCCCGGCCGGAGGGAGCGAGGTCGTCGGGCACCTCCACGCGGACGTTCGCGGCCTCCAACACCGAGACGGCCGCCTTCCCGGCCGCCGGGTAGCTGTAGTTGGTGTAGGTGTCCGGGAACAGCGCCACCGTGTCGACCGCCTCGTCGGGCGCGACCGTCGAGCCGCCGCGCGCCGCGAACCAGTCCTCGAAGCTCTCCGAGCGGAACGTCGGCAGTTCGCGGTCGGGCGCGATCCCTGCGACCGCGTCCATTACGGCGCGAGCGCCGGGGATCTTCGTCGCCGCGTTCGAGACCGGCGCGAGCGCGCTCCCCAGCGCGGAGAAGCGGTCGATGTCCCGGAAGATCCGCTCGCGGAGCCCCGACCCCTCCTCCTCGTGGTGCTCGTGTTTCACCTCGGCCTTCAGCTTCGCGAGGTCGACCCCGGTCGGGCAGTCGCTCTTACACCCCTTACAGCCGACACAGAGGCCGAGCACCTCCTCTTGGAACCGGTCGGAGTGGATCTCGTCGTCGTCCAGTTCGCCGCTGATGGCGGCCCGGAGCATGTTCGCGCGCCCGCGGGTCGCCTGGATCTCCTCCTCGGAGGCGCGGTAGGTCGGGCACATCACGCCGGAGTCGGTCTCGCGGCACGTCCCGCAGCCGTTACACAGCTCGACGAGATGGGAGAAGCCGCCCTCGTCGTCGAAGTCCAGCTCCGTCTGCGGCTCGATCGACTCGTACGCCGGGCCGTACCGGAGGTTCTCGCGCATGTCCGTGTCGGCCGCGGTGTCGGGGTAGCCGCGCTCGGCGGCGGCCTCCCCGTCGACGTAGACGACCTTGCCCGGGTTCATCCGCCACTCGGGGTCGAACGTCGACTTGAGCTCCTGAAAGGCGCTCCAGAGGTCCTCGCCGTACATTTTCGGGTTGAACTCGGTGCGCGCGAGCCCGTCGCCGTGCTCGCCGGAGAACGCGCCGTGGTGCTCCAAGACGAGGTCCGTCACGTCCTCGGAGATGGAGTGCATCTTCTCGACGCCCTCCTCCTCCTTGAGCGAGAGGATCGGGCGGATGTGGAGCGTGCCGGAGCCCGCGTGCGCGAAGTAGGCGGCGGAGGTGTCGTGGTCCGTCAGCACGTCCTCGAACTGCCCGACATACTCGGCCAGCTCCTCGGGCGGCACCGTCGCGTCCTCGATGAACGGGTACGGCTTCGGGTCGCCGCGCATGCTCATGAGGAGCGGGATGGCCGCCTTGCGGAGCTTCCAGAGGTCTTCCTGATCCTCGTCAGTGTACGCCTCCAGCACGTCGAAGGCGTCGCCCCCGTCAACGAAGTGGGCGGTCGTGTCCGCGATCGCCGCCTCGAAGTCGTCGACCAGCTCCGAGTCCCACTCCAGCATCAGCGCCGCGGCCGCGCGGTCCGGGATCGGCTCGGCGTACTGGGCGAACTCCTGTGACCCCGCGGCGAGCGAGAACACCTCGTCGTCCATCAGCTCGACCGCGCTCACGGGGAACTCCAGCGCCTCGGGCACAGCCTTCATCGCGTCGACCAGCGAGTCGAACGTGTACAGCGCGAGCGCCGTCTCCTCCGGGCGGGTGACCAGCGACACCTCGGCCTCGACGATCGTGCCGAGGGTGCCCTCCGCGCCGACGAACAGCTTCGAGAGGTTGATCACTTCCTCGCCGTCGTCGTTCTCGTAGATCACCTTATGGAGGTTGTACCCCGACACCGAGCGCTTGAGGTTCGGGTACTTCTCGTCGATCTGCGCCTCGTTGTCCTCGACGAGCGCCCGGGTCGTCTCGTACAGCGAGGCCTCCAGGTCGTCGCCGGAGACGATCGCCTCGTACTCCGGCGAGTCGAGGACGACCTCCCGGGCGTGGAGCAGCGAGCCGTCCGCGAGCACGACCCTCAGTTCCTCCGTGTACGCGTCCGTGATCCCGTACCGCACCGAGTGCGCGCCGGTGGAGTTGTTGCCGATCCCGCCGACGACGGTCGCCCGCGCGGATGAGGCGGGGTCGGGCGCGAACTTCAGCCCGTCCTCCGCCAGCCGGTCGTCGAGGTGGTCCTGCACGACGCCGGGCTGGACCACCGCCCGCCGGTCGTCGGGCCGGACCTCGACGATCTCGTCCATGTGCTTCGAGAGGTCCAACACCACGCAGCCCGGCCCGACCGTCTGCCCGCCGAGCGAGGAGCCGGCTCCGCGCGGAATGACCGGGACGCCGTGGTCGGCCGCGACCGCCATCGCGGCCTGTACGTCCTCGACGGAGCGCGGCAGGACGACGCCGGCCGGCCGCGCCTGATAGATGCTCCCGTCGGTCGCGTACAGCACCTGCGCGTACTCGTCGAACTGGACCCCTCCCTCGACCCGGTCGCGGAGGTCCGACGCCAGCTCCCGGTAGGCGGCCACGTCCGGCCGGTCGTGACCGAGCGCGGCCGCGGACGTGTCCAAGTCCGGCGCGTCACTCCCCCACGTGGGTTCGGTTGCCATGGTGTACTCCGGGGCGAGAAAGCGAATAAAACCTTTGTTAATGATAAATTTGCGAGGCGACGCCGACGCGGCCGCCGTCGCCGAGGGAGCGGTTCCCGCCGGGATTTATGCCGTCACCGCGAGAGCCGGGTCCCATGGAGATACTCCACACGTGTCTCAACGTGGCCGACGCGGACCGGACGGCGGACTGGTACGTCGAACAGCTCGGGTTCGAGCGCTCCTGGGAGTTCACGACGGCGGACGGCGACACGCGGAACGTCTACGTCGCCGACGACGCGGGCGTCGAGTTCCAGCTGTCCGACACCGACGGCGAGGAGCCGGGAGACGACGGCGACAGGTACGACCACGTCGCGGTCGGCGTCGACGACGTCGACGAGGCGTTCGAATCGATCGACCACCACGGCGTCGTGAAGGAGCCGGGCGACCAGCCGGAGGCGGGCGCGCGGACCGCGTTCGTGAAGGACCCCGACGGGCACGCGGTCGAGCTGATCGAGCCGCTGTAGATAGAGCGAACGAGCGACGGGCGATACGCAGTTGTCGTCGATCCAACTGCGAAGACCTCCAAAGCCCCGCCCACACAGCAACCGTACCTCACGCCTCCCCAGCCTCGTCGCTGGCACCCTCCGCTTCGCTCCGGGGCCAGCGACTCCAGCGAGGGACCGAAGGTCCCTCTGGCAGCCGGCGCGTAGCGCCGGCGACCTCGCGCGTGCGCCTCGCGGGCCGATGGCCCGCTCGCAGGCACGCGCCGACCGCGTCGTTCTTTGTAAGTGGTCGTCGCCCTCGCTCACGGTCGTTCAGAGCACGACCGCTCCGGGACTGAGTCGACGCGAAAAAGTTCGAGGTGTCGGCGGGACGCGGGTCGAACGGTCGGTCGGCCGATTACAGGATGCCGGCGGCCTCGGCCTTCTCGACGATGTCTTGGGCCATCTTGTTGGTCGCCTCGTCGACCATCTGGCCGTCGACGGACACCGCGCCCTTGCCTTCCTCCATCGCCTCGGCGTAGGCGTCGACGATGCGCTTGGCGCGCTCGGCCGTCTCCGGGTCCGGCGCGAACACTTCGTTACCGATCTCGATCTGCGACGGGTGGATCGCCCACTTGCCGTCGCAGCCGATCATGCTGGCGTTCTCGGCGGACTCGCGGAACCCGTCGGGGTCCTCGATGTCGGCGTACGGACCGTCGAGACAGGGGAGGCCGGCCGACTTCGCCGCGGAGTTACACTCCGAGAGCGCGTGGTGCCAGTAGTGGCCGGGGTACTCCGGGAACTGGCCGATGTCGAGGCCGGGGGTCCCCATCGCCGCGGAGTAGTCGCCGGGGCCGAAGATGATAGAGGAGAGGCGGTCGGAGGCGTGGGCGATCTCGTGGACGTTGTGGATCCCCTCGCCGTCTTCGATCTGAGGTTCGAGCCCGATCGCGCCGACCTCCAGTCCGTTGTTCTCCTCGACCTGCGCGAGGAGGTTCTCGACGGTGTGAACGTCGCTGGCGGACTTCACCTTCGGGACGATGATGTCGTCGATGAACTCGCCCGCCTCGCCGACGACGGTGATCACGTCGTCGTACCACCACTTTGTGTCGATACCGTTCATGCGGAAGCTGAGGACCTTGTCGCTCCAGTCCTCCTCGCGGGCCGCCTCGATCAGCGGCTCGCGCGCGGCCGGCTTCGCGTCGGGCGCGACCGAGTCCTCTAAGTCGAGGAAGACCTCGTCGGCGTCGCTGTCGGCCGCCGAGTGCATCATCTTCTCGTCGCTCGCGGGCGTCGCCAGCTGCGTCCGACGAAGGGTGACGTCAGTCATGTGTGACGGATCTATCACCCTTATCCATGAAAATAAAGCTACCCCAGTCGGGGTTTTTTACGAGATGTCAGAATCGAGTTAACGCGCGGGGCTCCCTCGGCGGGTCAGTAGTCGCCGAGCACGCCCAACCGCCGCGCGCGCCGCGTGGCCGACTGGAACACGAGGTAGCCGCCGAGCAGGTAGCCGACCGCCACGGCGACGAGCAGGCCCAGGTCGGCGAGCGGGAACTCCCACAGGCGGATCCCGTCGACCATCGCGCGCTGGAGCATGGCGCTCCCGTGCGCCAGCGGGAGGACGCGCGTCCACGACAGGTCGAAGACGGGCGCGGAGATCAGCGCCACGAAACCGAACTGGAGCAGGTTGAGCCAGTTGCCGATCCGCTTGTACAGCACCGTCACGCCGCCCGCGGCGAACCCGAGCCCGAGGACCGAAACGATCGACAGCCCCGCGACGACGACCACCGTCACCGGCGCGAGGCTGAGCCGCGTTCCGGTCGCGAGGAGCATCACGGCGAGGATCACCGCGCTCGTGAGGAACGTCCGCACCACCTTCGCGACCCCCTTCAACAGCGCGACGGGCGCGAAGCCGAACGGGGTGGTGATGTGGCGCTCCAGGGTCCCCCACTGCACCTCGCTGCCGATGTCGTTCGACACCGACGAGTACGCGCCCACCGACAGCGTCCACAGGAAGTAGCCGACGACGATCCCCTCGATCGAGTCCGTCAGCGCCTGCCCCGCGAGCAGCTGGCCGCCGAGGAACAGCGCCGCGAAGAAGAACAGCGACACCACGATCCCGCCGATCGCGTTCGCCGGGTAGCGCACGAAGATCAGGAACTCCCGGTACAGCACGGCCCGCGCGAGGTGGTAGTAGGTGGCCGGCCGCGGCTCGCCCTCCTCCACGGCCGCGGCGTCGGTCGCGTCCGCGGCCCGCGACCCGTCCGCGCTCGACGCGTCGGCGGCCGCCGCGTCCGCCGACGGCGCGTCGCCGCTCACGCGGAGTCACCTCCGGGAACGCTGCCGGTGCGTTCGAGGAACACGTCCTCCAGGTCGGGCTGGACCGTCCGGATATCCGAGACCGTGACGCCGGCCGCTCGGAGGGCGTCGGTGAGGTCGTACAGCCGGTCGCCGCCCGCGACGACCGACACCGCGGGCGGGGTCGCCTCGCGGTCGACCGCGACGACCTCGAAGCGCTCGCGGAGCCCCGCGACCGTCTCGCGATCGAGGTCGAGGCTCGCCACGCGGACGATGTCGCGGTCGGCCGCGCCAAGCAGCGCCGCGACCGTGTCGTCGGCGACGATCCGGCCGTTCGACAACATGACGACGCGGTCGCACACCGCCTCGATCGTCGTCATGTCGTGGCTGCTGACGACGATGGTGAGCCCCTCCTCGGCCGCGAGCCGGCGCAGCTCCGCCCGGAGCGTCCGCGCGCTCTCGACGTCGAGCCCCAGCGTCGGCTCGTCTAGGAAGACCAGCTCCGCGCCGCCCGCCAGTACGCTCGCCAGCGACACCTTCTGTTTCATGCCGCGCGAGAGGTCCCGGACCGGCGTGTCCGCCTTGTCGGTCAGGTCGAGCCGGTCGAGCAGCCGGTCGTGGCGCGCCGCCACCGAGTCGGGGTCGACGCCGCTCACCGTCGCGAAGTAGCGCAGGTTCTCGCGGACGGTGAGCCGCCAGTAGTCGTTTCGCGCGCCCTCCAGCATCGCGTCCACGTCGGCGTAGGCCGTCCCGCGCCCGTCGCGCACGTCGCTGCCGAACACCCGGACCGACCCCGCGTCGGGGATGACGATCCCCAGCGCGCACTTGATCAGCGTCGTCTTGCCCGCGCCGTTCGGGCCGAGCAGGCCGACGACCGACCCGCGCTCGACGGTGAGGCTCACGTCGTCGACCGCGGTCACGGCGTCGTCGCCGTCGCCGAACCGCTTCGTGAGGTTCTCGACCGCGAGGGCGGGCGGACCGGGCGTCCCGTCGCTCGGTGCGTCGTCCGCCTCGCTCCGCGTCTCGTCGCGCTCGCGGGGACCGCCGCGCGCGCTCGCCGCGCTCCGTGCCATTGCCCCGCGGTACGGGCCGAGCGGGGATATATCCGCGCTCGCCCCCCAACACGCTCGTGGACCTCGACCGATTCGCGGCGGACGCCCCCGACGACGACGCGCCGGGCGACGCCCGCGTCTGCGTCGTCGCGACGCAGTCGGACACCTTCGAGCGCTGCCGCGAGGGCTTTTACCCCGCCCCGCGCTCGTACGACCGCACCCGCGCCGACTTCGAGTACCTGGCCTTCTACCGGACGGCCCCCGTCTCCGCGGTCACGCACTACGCCCGCGTGGCCGCCCGCACCGAGCAGGCCCGCGGCGAGCCGGGGCCCATGGACGAAGACGACTGGACGGCGCTGATCGACCCGTTCTCCGAGGAGCGCGTCGTGGTCGTCTTCGAGTTCGACGACCTCGTGCCGCTGGACCGGCCGGTCGAGAACGACCGGAACGGCGTGCGCGGCGCGTGGTACTGTACGGTCGCGGACCTACGCGCGGCGGAGACGCTGTCGGCGCTCCGCGACCGATCCGAGACCTGAGGCGGTAGCCGCGCGGAGACCTGAGACGACGACCGCGCCGACCCCTCACCCGCCGTCGGCGCGGACGGACGGGGACGCCGCCTCGCTCCCGTCCCGCGAGACGCGCGCGACCCGGTCGTTCGCGGCCGGCGGCGTCGCGGCGTGGTCCGGGTGGAGACAGCCGAACAGCGCCTCCAGCGAGTCGACGAGCCGGTGGCTCGGCCGGTTGAAGAGTCCGTTGCCGTCGACCGCGTAGGCGCGGTCGCGGCGGACCGCGCGCAACTCGTCGAAGCCGGGGCGGTCCGCGAGGTCGCCGACCGCCTCGACGGCGCGGTCGCGGTCGAACCCGCAGGGCGCGACCGCCAGGGCCTCGGGGTCGGCGGCGCGGACGTCCGCCCACGCGACCGGCTCGGAGGGGCCGTCGGGCTGGAAGGAGGGGTCGCCGCCGGCGAGTTCGACCATGTCGCGCACCCAGTGGCCCGCCCGGATCGGCGGCTCCGTCCAGTCGAGGACGGCGGTCCGGGGGCGTCCCTCGTCGGCGACCGCCCGCTCGGCGCGCTCCCGGACCGCGTCGACGCGCTCGCGGAGGTCCGCGCGGAGCGCGTCCGCGGCCGCCGCCTCGCCGACCGCCTCGCCGATCCGCACGACGTCGTCGAGGGCGTCGGCGAAGGAGTGCGGGTCCAGCGCGAGCACGTCGGGCGCGGGGTCGAGGCGCTCGGCGGCCGCCCGGACCTCGCCCGC
This genomic stretch from Halorubrum hochsteinianum harbors:
- a CDS encoding ABC transporter substrate-binding protein, which translates into the protein MRVASLLPSATETLFAFGVEPVGTSHSCDHPPAARELPTLTSTVVDHEDRSASDIDAQMRDVDGAVYDLDEGRLAALEPDLLVTQATCDVCAVDAGEVRAAAERLDPAPDVLALDPHSFADALDDVVRIGEAVGEAAAADALRADLRERVDAVRERAERAVADEGRPRTAVLDWTEPPIRAGHWVRDMVELAGGDPSFQPDGPSEPVAWADVRAADPEALAVAPCGFDRDRAVEAVGDLADRPGFDELRAVRRDRAYAVDGNGLFNRPSHRLVDSLEALFGCLHPDHAATPPAANDRVARVSRDGSEAASPSVRADGG